The sequence taatagctataacatagggtgacatagaactagctccagttcatcaatgtaatgtaggcatatattccgtaaatagtcatacgtgcttatggaaaagaacttgcatgacatcttttgtcctaccctcccgtggcagcggggtcctagcggaaactaagggatattaaggcctccttttaatagagaaccggaacaaagcattagcaaatagtgaatacatgaactcctcaaactatggtcatcaccgagaagtatcccgattattatcacttcggggttgtcggatcataacacataataggtgactatggacttgcaagataggatcaagaacacacatatattcatgaaaacataataggttcagatctgaaatcatggcactcgggccctagtgacaagcattaagcatagcaaagtcatagcaacatcaatctcagaacatagtggatactagggatcaaaccctaacaaaaactaaagtgattacatggtaaatctcatccaacccatcaccgtccagcaagcctacgatggaattactcacgcacggcggtgagcatcatgaaattggtgatggaggatgattgatgatgacgacggcgacgaatccccctctccggagctccgaacggactccagatcagccctctcgagggagattagggcttggcggcggctctgtgttgtaaaacgcgatgaaactttccctctgatttttttctctccgaacgtgaatacatggagttggagttgaggtcggtggaggtccagggggcccacgagatagagggacgtgcccagggggagggggcacgccccctgtctcgtggacagggtgtgggccccctggtcttgattttttcgccaatattttttatattttccaaaaagtcgctccgtgaattttcaggacattccgagaacttttcttttgtacacataaaacaacatcatggcagttctactgaaaatagcgtcagtccggattagtttcattcaaatcatgcaagttagagtcaaaaataagggcaaaagtgtttggaaaagtagatacgttggagacgtatcatggtttGAGTCAGTCGGCTGCCACTCTGGGCGTGGGCCTCCTGGGCGCAATGTACGCCATCTCTGGTCCCCTCACGACGGTACCTTCCCTAGGTTCGCTCAGGCCTTGCCGTTCACTTGCCGACTTCCTCTTGGCGCAAATGGGTGGCGGTACGTTGGTATGTGTTAGCCTTGGATTTTGGTCTTGTTGTATAAGTCTCGGCGATGGTTGTGACGTGACTGGGTTGCTCTGTGGCTTTGCCTTGTTGTCATTGGCATGAGGTTGGACTAGGGAAACATGTATCATAGTAGGCAGGGTGGGTGTGCGTGGTGGATGTGGAGGCTAATTCTCGTGATTAGCGTTGGCTGAAAGATCTTGTATATACCCGGCTTCTTTGCTGCTTCTTCTTTAATGCGATGATACGCATGCCTGTGGCCTGTGGGTATTTGAGAAAAGAAACCCAGCTAAAACCCTTTACGGTTTTTTTTTGACGGTTCTGCCGTGTAGTTTCCGCCTCCTGCACAACGTAGGGTTTCCTCAGCTCCGCCCCCATGGCGCGCGTCGCCGCCTCTAGGCTCGCCGCCGTCGTGACCTCCTCGAAGTCGAAGGTGAGctcatgtcccccccccccccccccccccccccccccttctccctCCCGCTTCTCTTCCCATCCAACCCTGGTTCCTCACGGCTAACCCATTTTACCTCCATGCCAGCTCGAGGTGTTCTCCCGCCATCTCCCCGCCGCCTCGTCGGCGTGGGGCACCCCGTCGCGGCTTCTCGATCCAGGTCAGGCCCCTCGCTTGAAGTTTAAATTTCGAGATTTTCGCGTGGATTGTCCGAGAAAAGCTGACCCGAGATCACTGAACAGCGAGGGAGAGAAGGAGCCCGAGTTGGTGGTGTCCGAGCAGGTCGTTCCATGGTAAGCCCTCCGGTAGATTTGATGTGTTCTGCTGTGCAATACCATTTCTTAGATAGCAATTTGTCTACCTAGGCGGGCGTACTTCAGTTCTATAACCACTGTCAGAGTTGAAAGTTGGAAACCAAGTGTTGGGCATTTTGTAATTAACGCGCTTCAGTTTGCTTATTTTTAAGCTGCTCTGAGAGTAGCTGTTCTGCGGTTAGTACATCAGATTGTAGTTGCATGAGTTCTGTTAATCAATGGTTTTCCTCAGCACATTGCATCTCTGCTTGAATGGAATAACATATCCCTTCCCTAATTGATTATTGGAAAATAAAAGAGCTAGCACGTATGCATATAAAAACATCTTAACCAGACAAGATTATCGTACTTCACTGCAATAGGAAAAAGAAGCAGGGACGGAGCCACGAAAttgtgaaggggggggggggaggtcatAATAGACGCAATCACATAGCATGGTAAATATTGTAACACCTAGATGCTCAAAATATGTCTGTTTTTCTGCAATATAATTTACAACCATCATCATTGACACTTGACGGTCTAGATAATTTCTTTAGAATTAAAGTTGCCTACTAGTTCCGATTGGCTTGAAAATGTTCTAAACTGAGCTCTTCCTCTTCATATCTATAAATAACCATAATTGGACAATTAAATCTTGTATATGATCTATACGCCTGTTGTCAACCTGGCAATGATGTCCTGAGAACTCAACTTATTGGATTGATAAAATTATGAATTGATTGAGCATTTGAGCTCTCTTCCTTTCCATGTACGCATAAGCACACGGAGGCAATCAGAAATTTCATAGTTAAAATTTAACGTTTGAAGTTTCTACAATTCTATTTAGGTTTAAAGGCATGAAGTAATCTAATGACGAAAGTAAACCAATCCTTTTCCTTATGTCCTTGCCGCATTGTTGTGTGGCCTGCCAAATGGCAGTGCGCCAATGGATCGCTGCCCGGCCGCCCCCAAATGATAGTGCAATAGATCGCCGCTGTGACAGTAGGCAGCTGGCGTGAGGCGTTGATTTCATCGCCGCAGCAGCCAGGAAGCGGAGAGAACTGATCTGTGTGTCCGTTCGTGCCGATGCCAAGTACTACCTGGGCCTGCACCCTATTTCAAACACGATGGGCTCTCCTTTTCTTTTGCCGGCTTTTGGGCTTTTGGTACACAATATGTTATAAGTATGTCGGCTGTTAGGAAGGGAATCACGAATAATCTTGGAGGCTTTACGTTTCCTCACACAGCGATAGGAAGCTGCGTAATTCAGGGAAAAACTAAACGCTACTAAGGGGGAGATAAAAtcattttttgggggggggggggggggggggggcctcgcCCTCCCTTGCCCCCCCTTGAATCCGTCCCTGCTAATAAGTATCTCAACCAAACGAGATTATCATACTCTTGTAATAGTGAACAAATCCTCTGTGTTATTATGTCAATTTTTAAATGAAGTCAACATTTCATATCTGAATCCTTTCAGTCCAGGCAACCAGCATTTCTTCTATCAGTAAAAGTATGTGTCTGTGGGTGTCAACCATCTTGGCATATTGGTAATTTCCTTTGCATTAAACACAACACATCGGTGTTATGGtcactcatatcgatgctagcTTGCTATGTCCAGTGTTGAACACTTTCCCTGATTCACCAACAGAGTGATTTGATGATTCAATATCCCCAAAAGGAGTCAACCATAATATATCTCTCACTGTCCTTGCCAGGGTTATATTATTCTGTGGATTATGTTGCCACTAGACACTTTATAATCTTCCAAGTGGCGCTAGTTGTGCTAATCTTCCAAGTGGCGCTAGTTGTATACAAACCCATAACATTGTCAAATTCCTAGTAACTTGTTGCTAACGTGTCAAACGTAAATCAGGTGTTCGTTTTCTTTTGCCTGTTTTCGAACTATGAAAGTATGAATAGAGCAATATGGTACACTCATCTGACTCTTGACTCTAGCTTCCTAGTGGGCCATTGGGCGTCTTGATTCAAATGAATTTTAGTAGGTTACGATCCTTAGAAAGAAATTCTTTCTGTAGTGTTAGTTTGATTGTTGGACTTTCGATCTTGGGAAATTTTATTATGTGCCACTTTGCACTTAATTCTAACGGAACCGCTTGGAAATTGCTATGGCTCATTACTTTCTATGTTTTTCGTATGATGTAAATGAAGACACTTTCGTGCAAATTCGTATGGTTTCTGGGCATGTAAGACTCAAGAGGGCGTTTGCAATCCTGCATTTTCCCTATTTTAGTGTTCCTGAAATTCTGCAAATTGGAGTGGCCCTGAAGCTGGGTTACTGCTGCTCGTCCTTAAAAGAACACGTCACCGCTATGAAGGTTAAAAGAAGTGTTCCTAGGTGGGCATACCTAACCGAAGTAAAGCAGCAGTTTACTGGGATAAATGGGCTTTTAGAAATggtcggaccccccccccccctcgatttCTCCTTTCCAGAGCTGCCCAGCTTGTTGCTGCTGCGCAGTCGCTTAGGCGGGCTATACGCACAAAAGCCTAGTGCCTCGTTGAACCTTTACCATGACGGCTGTATGAAGTATAAAGAGACAATGTAAATTTATGCTTGATTCTATCATTTACCAGTACCCATATTGTCGTTGCCATTTGTCAGACACAGGCACTCAGCCTTGGACCATTTGTAATGCAAAAGTCTTACTTCAAACTTGCCTTTAATTTGAATTATGAGTGTGACTCCCTTTGTTATTTTTTGTTTGGTAACTAAATTCCATGTTCCTTTTGTTTATTTCTATGGTAAGAAGTTAAGAACTTATTTTTATGATTTTAGCCACAGTGAGGGTGAATGCAAGGGATTACTATGGTGTGCTCGGAGTGAGCTCGGATGCTTCTGCATCAGACATAAAGAAGGCATATTATGGGGTCTGTATTCACTTATTCTCAATTAAAGCTTACGATATTCATTATTGATCAGTTATAACTTGATTAACTTTCTGGAGGTTCCTGTTTATTCCAAGATGTTACTATACTATACCAGAATGGTTAAAATGAAACAGGGCCTGGACCAAATAAATAAAGAAATTTGACATGTTGGACATACCATCATATTCTCTTGTTAGCTCGTTATGTGCAGAAATGCACTATAATTGATCAATAATGCCTAGCTGGATCTTTCATCAGGACTGGTTAGCCAAGATCTGTTTGGGAATTTTTAAATTTTGGCTAAAGAAGGGAAAATCTCTACTCACCTAAGATTTTCTAAGAAGTTTATGCTCGCCACGGGTGGTTCAGGTCTAATTGTACACACCGCCACAAGCTTTGACGTGCTATCTTCCAGGGCTTCTGCAGAGTGGATTAGCATGCTGCCGGTAGCCTTGGCAGAAACCAGTTATACTGCCTTTGTAAGACCTATTGTCCTCCCAGAGTGTACTTTCTGAGGAGGCAGATGCAGGAACATCTTTTGTTGTCGCACGATGTCTTTCAGAAACTAGATACATTATTTGTATTTCACCTTTTTAGCCATGCCACCTCGCACTTGCCGATCTAGAGAACATGGCAAAATTCCAGAGAAACAATTAGATAATGCCAGGCCCTGCTCACTGGCAATGTTAGCCTACAGTTTCTTGTTTAAAAGAGATAAAGTGCCCTCACTTTTGTTACATTTTGTCATGAGAGGTTTCTTGTTGAACCGGTATGGGCCCTAGCCCATCAAGATCTGTCTCTTGGGCCCAAGCCCATGAGAGGTGCTGACCTAGAAGAGGAGCCCCTCTTCCCCCTGTCCCGTGTGAGCCGCCACATCTAAGACACACACTCACGCAGGCAACAAGACAGGAGGGGAGGCGCTGTGTGAAGGTACCCACCTCCCGATTCAACATGGTATCGAGCCAGGCGACGACGGTGGCGGCGTAGTCCCTCGCCGGAGGGGGCGGCCGAGGAGGGCTGTTGCGGGCTGTGCAGGCGGCTGCGgcgggaagaagaggaggaggaagaaggcggcaGCGGATTTGGGCTGCGTGCGAGTCTGGCTGAGGCGGGGAGCTGCTGCTGTTGGTGCTGCTGAACAGAGGAGGaactgcagcagctgctgctgtcTTGTGCTGTTCCTGGGAGCTTGCTGAGCTGCTGGTGCTTTTCGGCTGCTTCTTGGTGCTGCGGCAGAGGAAGAAAGAGTGGTTGCCTGCTGGACAGCTCGTTCTGGAACAGGAAGAGCCTTGGCTGGACCGCTTGTGtgctttacagagattttttttttCTCTATGGACTTGCTGTTGTGAGCTTggtgttgtggtggtggtggtggtgctccttgGGAAAGAAGACTCTCCGAGGCTGAGTTTTGCTGTTGCTGCTCATCCCGCCAAACGATGGCTGAACCAACTGGTCTTGCCGAGGCTTTGGAGAAGCTCGCTAAGATCCTCGCGGAGTCCAACTCTGGGGCCATCGTTCCTCGACAGGAAGTGGCTCAAAAGCTTGAAATGTCGCCCCTGGACATGAAGCTAGAGGGGGCAACAAATTATTTGAGCTGGTCCAGGAGGGCTTTGTGGGCTGTGGAGCAGAAGGAGCTTGATGGATATTTGTTGGGCACCGTTGTAGAACCAAGGGACAAGAGTAGTGCAGAGGGCAAGAGGTGGAAGGTCATCCACTCTGTACTTATGGTGTGGTTGTTGAACTCCGTGGTGCCCTCCATTGGACGCTCTGTGGAGGGGCTATCCTCACCTGctgagatatggaagattctatCCACTCAGTACtctggcaagggcaatgtcatgctcATTGCTCAGATCGAGGACAAGATTAGGTTGCTGCGCCAAGATGATGGCATGTCAGTGATGACATACGTGGCAGAACTGCAGGCTCTGTGGGCTGACCAGGATAACTGTGATCCCCTGGAACTCTATGACGCGGCTTCAATCGAGTCAGGGCATAAGTGGATGgcacgcaggcgtgtgctgaaaTTTTTGGCTGGCCTCAAAGGTTGCTTTGATGGCAGGAAGGCTTCCCTGTTGCACCAACCTAGTCTGCCTACCATTCCTGAGGCTATTGCAGCGATGACTCAAGAGGAGGTGCGCCTATCCCTTGAGCATGCAGACATGAAGGTTGTGCCAGCTTCGACATTTGCAGTCACTGAGCGCATGGAGTGGGGAGATCCCACCAAATGTCATATCTGTGGGGAGGTAGGTCACTGGAAGAGAGAATGTCCAACTCGTGGCAGAGGCAGGGGATATAACAGAGGGGGAACAGGCAGAGGTAGAAGTGCTAGAGGCAGAGGTGGATACTCAGAGACCTCATGGGGCCAGGCTTCTAGAGGTAGAGGTGGCTACTCAGGACACTCAGGGGGTCAGAGGGCTCACATGGCCGTTGCAGGAGACACTGGGACGTCCAAAGGCAAAGATGTAGATGATGTTGTCTATGGAGACTTTGCTCACTGGGCCTCCACTGATGAAGGTAATCCGGAAAGAGCATCTCTTGCTACTAATGAGAGTGCTCCAGAGTGGGTTCTTGACTCTGGAGCATCTAAGCATGTTGCTAGTAACTCTTGTGTGTTCGAATCTTACACTAAGCATCCTCCCTCTCACACGGGCACTATACAAACGGCCGATGGCACAAAACAACCAGTCATAGGGATTGGTACAGTAAAGTGTACTCCTATGTTTTAAAGGCGTCCCTAAGGCGACGCCTAGGCGACGAAGCGCTCCCCCTCCGCTTTGGAAAATCGACCGCTTTGGGCGCCTAGGCGTCCAAAGCGCccgcctaggcgtcgcctaggcgccaaagcgccccccctccctaaggcggtaaggcgtcgccttaaaaacataggTGTACTCCGACCATTTCCCTATCGTCAGTTTTACATGTGCCAGCCTTTCCTGTCAATCTGGTCTCTTTCAGTGCACTCATTGATCAAATGGACTGTCGTGTGATCCTTGACAAGTTCGGTTGCTTGATTCAGGTGCGACAGACGAGCCAGACGGTTGGGACTGGCACCAGGCGTAGGGGGCTCTGGTACATGGACCAGGAGGTGCAGCCGGACTTGGTGTGTGCTGCGACCATGGAGGATAAGGAGAAGCATGCGATGATCCATCACTGTAGGATGGGGCATGTATCTTTTGATAAGATGAGTAGAATATTTCCGGATGTTATGTGTGGAATAGGCAAAGGCAAGCTGACATGTGATGCTTGTGAATATGCAAAACACACACGGGCCTCATATGTGAGTAAGGGGCTCAGGAGCATATCTCCTTTTATGCTTATTCATTCAGATGTATGGACTAGCCTAGTGGTGTCAATGAATGGAAAGAAGTATTTTGCTACCTTTATTGACTGCTATTCTCGCATGACTTGGATTTACTTGATGCGTCACAAGGATGAGGTGTTTAGCTGTTTTCAGAACTTCCATGCTCTTGTAAAGAACCAGTTTCAGGTACAGGTCAAGGTGCTCAGGACGGACAATGGAACGGAGTATGTGAACACCATTTTTGGGGCTTTCATGGCTGACCATGGGATTCTTCATCAAACTTCATGTCCGGACACCCCCCCTCAGAATGGAGTGGCCGAACGGAAGAATCGTCATGTTCTTGAGGTTGCTCGGTCGTTGATGTTTACCATGAATGTGCCTAAGTTCTTGTGGGATGATGCAGTTATGACAGCCACATACTTGATCAACCGAACACCTTCCAGGATACTTGGCATGAAATCTCCGTCTGAGTTGATCGTTGGagataataagtttgttgttccccCAAAGTTGTTTGGCAGTACCTGCTTTGTTCGTGATCACCGACCATATGTTGGCAAGCTTGATCCTCGGGCAGTGAAGTGTGTCTTTCTGGGATACTCATCTAGTCAGCAGGGGTATAAATGTTGGTGTCCCTCTGAAAAACGCAGGTTTGTAAGTATGGACGTTACATTCAGGGAGTCTGAGCCATTCTATGGTGAGCCGACTGATCTCAGTCTGCTGTTTGCAGAGCTTGACCACCTACACCCTGTGCATGATGGTCAAGAGGGGGAGAAGGATGTGTCTCATACTCACGGTGATTCTGTGGACATTAACACTGATAATGATGTGCAGGCTCAGGTTCAACCAATAGTGGGTACAATTCCGGTTAGTACCATCACTGATGATGATGTGCGGGCTCATGTCGAGCCAACTGTCGATACACTTAAGATTGGTGCTCTCCAGGTTCCTGTTCGGGATCGATGGCAGACGAATACCCTGGTGTACTCTCGGCGGCAACCACAAGTGCAAGGGGAGCAGCAAGGCAGGGAGGCAAGAGTGCAGGGGGAGCAGCAAGGCAGTGAGGCAAGAGTGCAGGGGGAGCAGCAAGGCAGTGAGGCAAGCTCATCTGACACAGTGGAGCTGCCCATTGCGTTGCGAAAACCTACACGTGAAGCGGCAAGGAAGGGTGAGGTAGCAAGGAAGGCTCTGCCAAAGGATGATGCTTGTGCTGACCTTGATATTGGCAATTTTGTGTCTTACAAggctttgtcaccttcatataagGCGTTTGTTGCCTCTCTGCAAACTGTGTCTATCCCTAAGGATTGGAAGGCTGCaaagcaagatccgaagtggcgtgAATCGATGATAGAGGAGTTAGAAGCATTGAAGATAAACAAGACATGGGTGCTAACCACATTGCCGGCAGGAAAGAAAGCAGTGAGTTGTAAGTGGATTTTTACTGTGAAGCAGAATCCTGAGGGCAAGGTGGAACGGTATAAGGCTAGATTGGTCGCTAGAGGATATAGTCAAACTTatggaattgactatgatgagacatttgctccaGTTGCAAAGATGAACACGGTACGGGTATTGGTCTCGTGTGCTGCAAACTTTGGGTGGAAATTGCACCAGTtagatgtcaagaatgccttcTTACATGGTGACTTG comes from Triticum aestivum cultivar Chinese Spring chromosome 5B, IWGSC CS RefSeq v2.1, whole genome shotgun sequence and encodes:
- the LOC123111041 gene encoding uncharacterized protein codes for the protein MAEPTGLAEALEKLAKILAESNSGAIVPRQEVAQKLEMSPLDMKLEGATNYLSWSRRALWAVEQKELDGYLLGTVVEPRDKSSAEGKRWKVIHSVLMVWLLNSVVPSIGRSVEGLSSPAEIWKILSTQYSGKGNVMLIAQIEDKIRLLRQDDGMSVMTYVAELQALWADQDNCDPLELYDAASIESGHKWMARRRVLKFLAGLKGCFDGRKASLLHQPSLPTIPEAIAAMTQEEVRLSLEHADMKVVPASTFAVTERMEWGDPTKCHICGEVGHWKRECPTRGRGRGYNRGGTGRGRSARGRGGYSETSWGQASRGRGGYSGHSGGQRAHMAVAGDTGTSKGKDVDDVVYGDFAHWASTDEGATDEPDGWDWHQA